The proteins below come from a single Pseudomonas sp. MYb118 genomic window:
- a CDS encoding DUF4242 domain-containing protein codes for MPKFVIEREIPGAGSLSERDLKAASQKSCRALRDLPQVQWQQSYVTGDKLYCVYIAPDEEAIREHARQSGFPANSIARVTTIIDPTTAD; via the coding sequence ATGCCCAAGTTCGTCATTGAACGCGAGATTCCAGGTGCTGGATCGCTGTCGGAACGGGATCTGAAAGCGGCTTCGCAAAAGTCCTGCCGGGCGTTGCGCGATTTGCCTCAGGTGCAATGGCAGCAGAGCTATGTCACCGGCGACAAGCTCTACTGCGTGTACATCGCCCCTGACGAAGAGGCGATCCGCGAACACGCAAGGCAAAGCGGTTTCCCCGCCAACAGCATTGCCCGCGTCACCACCATCATCGATCCCACCACGGCCGATTGA
- the pcsA gene encoding phosphatidylcholine synthase: MISTLHIARLKAWGAHGFTATGVVTAFLATLALLENQPTNCLLWLGVALIVDGLDGALARKVNVQSVLPSFDGSILDLVIDYLTYVFIPALFIYRYIPLPDYTLLLTVSLILVSSLFCFCNVNMKSKDNYFQGFPAAWNVVALCLYIIAPSPWITLLTVIGLALLTVTRMKFLHPFRVRRFMPINIAVTAIWLLCSLSLVINHPVINPLVMGLWLLMSAYFLGICIWRTALEWFDEARHR, translated from the coding sequence GTGATTTCGACCCTACACATCGCCAGGCTCAAAGCATGGGGCGCCCATGGTTTCACGGCCACCGGCGTGGTCACCGCCTTCCTCGCCACCCTGGCCCTGCTGGAAAACCAGCCGACCAACTGCCTGCTGTGGCTGGGCGTCGCCCTGATCGTCGACGGGCTGGACGGCGCGCTGGCGCGCAAGGTCAATGTGCAGTCGGTGCTGCCCAGCTTCGACGGGTCGATCCTCGACCTGGTGATCGACTACCTGACGTACGTGTTCATCCCCGCCCTGTTCATCTATCGCTATATTCCGTTGCCGGACTACACGCTGCTGCTTACCGTGTCGCTGATCCTGGTGTCGTCGCTGTTCTGCTTCTGCAACGTCAACATGAAAAGCAAGGACAACTACTTCCAGGGCTTCCCCGCCGCCTGGAACGTGGTCGCGCTGTGTCTGTACATCATCGCGCCATCCCCCTGGATCACCCTGCTCACGGTGATTGGCCTGGCCCTGCTGACCGTGACCCGGATGAAGTTCCTGCACCCGTTTCGCGTGCGCCGGTTCATGCCGATCAACATCGCCGTGACCGCCATCTGGTTGCTGTGCAGCCTGTCGCTGGTGATCAACCATCCGGTGATCAACCCACTGGTCATGGGCCTGTGGCTGCTGATGTCGGCCTACTTCCTGGGCATCTGCATCTGGCGCACGGCGCTGGAATGGTTCGACGAAGCGCGGCACCGCTGA
- a CDS encoding response regulator, whose amino-acid sequence MEHVDHILIVDDDREIRELVGNYLKKNGLRTTVVADGRQMRTFLESTPVDLIVLDIMMPGDDGLMLCREIRAGKHKATPVLMLTARNDETDRIIGLEMGADDYLVKPFAARELLARINAVLRRTRMLPPNLVVTESGRMLGFGRWRLDTSARHLLDKDDTMVALSGAEYRLLRVFLDHPQRVLSRDQLLNLTQGRDADLFDRSIDLLVSRLRQRLLDDAREPAYIKTVRSEGYVFSLPVEVLDEL is encoded by the coding sequence ATGGAACACGTCGATCACATTCTCATCGTGGACGATGACCGCGAGATTCGAGAACTGGTAGGCAACTACCTGAAGAAGAACGGCTTGCGCACCACGGTGGTCGCGGACGGCCGCCAGATGCGCACGTTCCTGGAATCGACACCGGTGGACCTGATCGTGCTCGACATCATGATGCCGGGTGATGATGGCCTGATGCTGTGCCGCGAGATCCGCGCCGGCAAACACAAGGCCACGCCGGTGCTGATGCTCACCGCGCGCAATGACGAAACCGACCGCATCATCGGCCTGGAAATGGGTGCCGACGATTACCTGGTCAAGCCGTTCGCCGCCCGCGAACTGCTGGCGCGGATCAACGCCGTGCTGCGCCGCACGCGCATGCTGCCACCCAACCTGGTCGTCACCGAAAGCGGACGCATGCTGGGCTTCGGCCGCTGGCGCCTGGACACCTCGGCCCGCCATCTGCTGGACAAGGACGACACCATGGTCGCCTTGAGTGGCGCGGAATATCGCCTGCTGCGGGTGTTCCTCGACCACCCACAACGGGTACTCTCGCGCGATCAGTTACTGAACCTGACCCAGGGTCGCGACGCCGACCTGTTCGACCGCTCCATCGACCTGCTGGTCAGCCGCTTGCGTCAGCGTTTGCTCGACGACGCGCGGGAACCGGCCTACATCAAGACCGTGCGCAGTGAGGGCTATGTGTTCTCCCTGCCGGTCGAAGTTTTGGATGAACTCTGA
- a CDS encoding class I SAM-dependent methyltransferase, with amino-acid sequence MSTPIDLTALKNRQMASWASGDYAVIGTTLQLVGEQLAEACDLLCDERVLDVAAGNGNATLAAARRGGRVTSTDYVAALLERGQDRARAERLEVDFQVADAEALPFADGSYDLVLSTFGVMFAPDQPKAAAELARVCRPGGRIGLANWTPEGFVGQMFKTLGRHLPPPPPGAQPPSNWGSEAWLHTHFDERNFLTQVTRRFFNFRYRSAAHFIDTFRTWYGPVHKAFAALPPEAAQALEADLTELINRSNRAGDASLVVPSEYLEVVITRR; translated from the coding sequence ATGAGTACCCCTATTGATCTTACTGCCTTGAAAAACCGTCAGATGGCCTCCTGGGCCAGCGGCGACTACGCCGTGATCGGCACCACCTTGCAACTGGTCGGCGAGCAACTGGCCGAAGCCTGCGACCTGTTGTGCGATGAACGCGTGCTGGATGTCGCCGCCGGTAACGGCAACGCCACGCTGGCGGCCGCGCGGCGTGGCGGTCGCGTGACGTCCACGGACTACGTGGCAGCATTGCTGGAGCGCGGCCAGGACCGCGCCCGGGCAGAACGCCTGGAGGTGGATTTCCAGGTGGCCGATGCCGAGGCACTGCCCTTTGCCGACGGCAGTTATGACCTGGTGTTGTCGACTTTCGGCGTGATGTTCGCCCCGGACCAGCCCAAGGCGGCTGCCGAACTGGCGCGGGTGTGCCGGCCCGGTGGACGCATCGGCCTGGCCAACTGGACACCGGAAGGTTTTGTCGGGCAGATGTTCAAGACCCTTGGCCGTCACCTGCCGCCACCACCGCCGGGGGCGCAGCCACCGTCGAACTGGGGCAGCGAGGCGTGGTTGCACACGCACTTCGATGAGCGCAATTTCCTGACCCAGGTGACCCGGCGGTTCTTCAACTTCCGCTATCGTTCGGCGGCGCATTTCATCGACACCTTCCGCACCTGGTATGGCCCGGTACACAAGGCCTTCGCCGCGCTGCCACCCGAGGCCGCCCAGGCCCTGGAAGCCGACCTGACCGAACTGATCAACCGCTCGAACCGTGCCGGTGATGCCTCGCTGGTGGTGCCGAGTGAGTATCTTGAGGTGGTGATTACGCGGCGTTGA
- a CDS encoding DUF488 domain-containing protein: MPIHIVRLGSPRSPDEGLRIGTVRRPPRGVPKTEFARRNFYDVWQPLLSPSPELVAEAQAAEDYKAWDHFRRKFKAEMKQPAASHLLDLLAALSHQTSMAVGCYCEDEAHCHRSVLRELLQERGAKLQ; encoded by the coding sequence ATGCCGATCCATATCGTGCGCCTGGGCTCGCCGCGCTCGCCCGACGAAGGCCTGCGCATCGGCACCGTGCGCCGCCCGCCACGGGGCGTGCCGAAGACCGAATTCGCCCGACGGAATTTCTATGACGTGTGGCAACCGCTGTTGTCACCCAGCCCGGAACTGGTGGCCGAGGCCCAGGCCGCCGAGGATTACAAGGCGTGGGATCATTTCCGGCGCAAGTTCAAGGCCGAGATGAAACAGCCTGCGGCCAGCCACTTGCTCGATTTGTTGGCCGCCCTGTCCCACCAGACGTCCATGGCGGTGGGCTGTTATTGCGAGGATGAGGCGCATTGTCACCGGTCGGTGTTGCGGGAGTTGCTCCAGGAGCGTGGGGCGAAATTGCAGTAA
- a CDS encoding DUF2063 domain-containing protein gives MAKPALFDEQNTLGRYLRDPEHCAPPAGMDVARVQVYRDLIFNNLSLLLSGTFPVLIRILGDERWRSLMRMFLRDYRARTPKFGEIAQEFVEFLASQPAALNEGPWPPFMVELAHYEWVEMVLQQSDAEPLPGGDAAPLLGCTLQVSALAWPLAYAWPVHLVGPDYQPETPPAQPTLLLVQRAEDWRVKFSELSPLAWRLLQRIGEFPALTGAEQLQGLAVEAGAVGSDEFIDNGAALLGQMQAEGVVSPL, from the coding sequence GTGGCTAAACCAGCGCTGTTCGACGAGCAGAACACCCTCGGTCGGTACCTGCGCGACCCCGAGCACTGTGCGCCGCCCGCCGGGATGGACGTGGCGCGGGTGCAGGTCTATCGCGACCTGATTTTCAACAACCTGTCGCTGTTGCTCAGTGGCACGTTCCCGGTGCTGATCAGGATCCTCGGCGATGAGCGCTGGCGTTCGCTGATGCGCATGTTCCTGCGCGACTACCGTGCGCGCACACCGAAGTTCGGCGAGATCGCCCAGGAGTTCGTCGAGTTCCTCGCCTCGCAGCCTGCGGCCTTGAACGAGGGCCCATGGCCGCCGTTCATGGTGGAGCTGGCGCATTACGAATGGGTCGAGATGGTATTGCAGCAGTCCGACGCCGAGCCGTTGCCCGGCGGAGATGCTGCACCGTTGCTGGGCTGCACCTTGCAGGTGTCGGCACTGGCGTGGCCTCTGGCCTATGCGTGGCCGGTGCATTTGGTGGGGCCTGACTATCAACCTGAAACCCCGCCGGCCCAGCCGACTTTGTTGCTGGTGCAGCGCGCAGAAGACTGGCGAGTGAAGTTTTCCGAGCTGAGCCCGTTGGCGTGGCGGTTGTTGCAGCGCATCGGCGAGTTTCCGGCATTGACGGGGGCAGAGCAGTTGCAGGGCTTGGCGGTGGAGGCGGGCGCGGTGGGGTCGGATGAGTTCATCGACAACGGCGCGGCCTTGTTGGGGCAGATGCAGGCCGAAGGTGTAGTAAGCCCCCTGTAG
- a CDS encoding phosphatidate cytidylyltransferase produces MSLEAKFLWFFFAIACLLAVASIIGHVLAKRATSESAVSTVENLNQRVNAWWGMVIIFFVSYQLGGNATVVLFAFISLFALREFITLTPTRPGDHNALFSAFFILIPLQYLLIGTHWYSMFTLLIPVYAFLLLPAIAVLSQDTEAFLERSAKIQWGVMICIYCISHAPALLLLDLEGFRGQNALLLFYLVFVVQLSDVLQYVFGKLFGKHKVAPLVSPSKTVEGLVGGGLSATLIGGCMFWMTPFNFWQSLLMSFVIVVMGFLGGLVMSAIKRSLSAKDWGTMIKGHGGMLDRMDSICFAAPIFFHLTRYFFSVT; encoded by the coding sequence ATGAGTCTTGAAGCCAAGTTCCTGTGGTTCTTTTTCGCCATTGCCTGCCTGCTGGCAGTGGCCTCGATCATCGGCCATGTGCTGGCAAAGCGTGCGACGTCGGAAAGCGCGGTGTCGACCGTGGAAAACCTCAACCAGCGGGTAAACGCCTGGTGGGGGATGGTGATTATCTTCTTCGTGTCCTACCAGTTGGGCGGGAATGCCACGGTGGTGTTGTTCGCTTTCATTTCGCTGTTCGCGCTCAGGGAATTCATCACCCTGACGCCCACCCGGCCGGGCGACCACAACGCGCTGTTTTCCGCGTTTTTCATCCTGATCCCGCTGCAATACCTGCTGATCGGCACGCACTGGTACTCGATGTTCACCCTGCTGATTCCGGTGTATGCCTTCCTGTTGCTGCCGGCGATTGCGGTGCTGAGCCAGGACACCGAGGCATTCCTGGAACGCAGCGCGAAGATCCAGTGGGGGGTGATGATCTGCATCTACTGCATCAGTCATGCGCCAGCGCTGTTGCTGCTCGACCTCGAAGGCTTCCGGGGCCAGAACGCCTTGCTGCTGTTCTACCTGGTGTTCGTCGTGCAACTGAGCGATGTGCTGCAATACGTGTTCGGCAAACTGTTTGGCAAGCACAAGGTCGCGCCCCTGGTGAGCCCGTCAAAAACCGTGGAAGGCCTGGTCGGCGGTGGGCTGTCGGCGACCTTGATCGGCGGCTGCATGTTCTGGATGACCCCATTCAATTTCTGGCAGTCGCTGCTGATGTCGTTTGTCATCGTCGTCATGGGTTTTCTTGGCGGGCTGGTGATGTCGGCGATCAAGCGCAGCCTCAGCGCCAAGGACTGGGGCACCATGATCAAGGGCCACGGCGGCATGCTCGACCGCATGGACTCGATCTGCTTTGCGGCGCCGATTTTCTTTCACCTGACGCGGTATTTCTTTTCGGTGACGTGA
- a CDS encoding DUF2790 domain-containing protein: MNTKAIYAACLFAALNICTLSARAEADVSEKTYSYGTHLDIKKVVSLSQASGDSCGIVDAKLTYLDSQNKTQVLDYRKFGECASDN; encoded by the coding sequence ATGAACACTAAAGCCATCTACGCCGCCTGCCTGTTTGCCGCCCTGAACATCTGCACCCTGTCGGCCCGTGCCGAAGCCGATGTCAGCGAGAAAACCTACTCCTACGGCACCCACCTGGACATCAAGAAAGTCGTCTCGCTGTCCCAGGCCAGCGGTGATTCCTGCGGGATCGTCGATGCCAAGCTGACCTACCTGGACTCGCAGAACAAGACCCAGGTCCTGGACTACCGCAAATTCGGCGAATGCGCCTCGGACAACTAA
- a CDS encoding GNAT family N-acetyltransferase produces MATRLEWLADHPQHSDTFAAWIHRQFHYEYAEQPLVDWQREFAEGQHNGDWKCLIALDGEQLLGGAALARADLASRPDLGPWLACVFVSPEARGQGLAERLIEGICAQAKAAGAGKIYLHTQDKHAYYAKRGWTLLEGFTAWEKQQWLMVRNL; encoded by the coding sequence ATGGCAACGCGCCTGGAATGGCTGGCCGATCACCCGCAGCACAGCGACACCTTCGCGGCGTGGATTCATCGGCAGTTTCACTACGAGTACGCCGAACAGCCGCTGGTTGACTGGCAACGCGAATTTGCGGAAGGCCAACACAATGGCGACTGGAAATGCCTGATTGCCCTGGACGGCGAGCAACTGCTGGGCGGTGCGGCATTGGCCCGGGCCGACCTGGCCAGCCGCCCGGACCTGGGGCCATGGCTGGCCTGCGTGTTCGTCAGCCCAGAGGCGCGCGGCCAGGGCCTGGCCGAACGGTTGATCGAGGGCATCTGCGCCCAGGCCAAGGCGGCCGGAGCCGGGAAAATCTACCTGCACACCCAGGACAAGCACGCCTACTACGCCAAGCGTGGCTGGACGCTGCTGGAAGGTTTTACCGCCTGGGAAAAACAACAATGGCTCATGGTGCGAAACCTCTGA
- a CDS encoding cytochrome c biogenesis protein DipZ: MFLIAFLGGILTVLSPCILPVVPFLFAGVDRSRSSILLTLGGMVLTFALVSSLAVVSSEWVIQANNTGRHIALIVMALFALSLISARVGGWLARPFVLLGNRLDPSTRKMSGPLGSLMIGVATGLLWAPCAGPILGVILTGAMLQGANAQTSLLLVAYGAGSALSLGTLIFAGRGLVNRLKASIPVTGWLRRGAGFAVLGAALVISTGADKTLLAGTSSEGVSTLEKGVLEGVPKVVDYLVSKVQADTTQDNAKGAMPSLNGAVEWINSPALSNESLKGKVVLVDFWTFDCINCQHTLPYVKDWAQKYEKDGLVVIGVHTPEYGFERIIDNVKAQVKKLGITYPVAIDNNYAIWRNFDNQYWPAHYLIDAKGQVRYTHFGEGRYDAQEKMIQQLLQEAKADAKAATPAA, from the coding sequence ATGTTCCTCATCGCTTTCCTGGGCGGCATCCTCACCGTCCTCAGCCCGTGCATCCTGCCGGTCGTGCCGTTCCTGTTCGCCGGTGTTGACCGCAGCCGTTCCTCGATCCTGCTCACCCTGGGCGGCATGGTCCTGACCTTCGCCCTGGTTTCCAGCCTGGCCGTGGTCAGCAGTGAGTGGGTGATCCAGGCCAATAACACCGGTCGCCATATCGCCCTGATCGTCATGGCGCTGTTCGCCCTGTCGCTGATTTCCGCGCGGGTCGGTGGCTGGCTGGCACGTCCGTTCGTGCTGCTGGGCAACCGCCTGGACCCGAGCACCCGCAAGATGTCCGGCCCGCTGGGCTCGCTGATGATCGGCGTCGCCACCGGCCTGCTGTGGGCGCCGTGTGCCGGGCCGATCCTCGGGGTGATCCTCACCGGGGCCATGCTGCAAGGCGCCAACGCACAAACCAGCCTGTTGCTGGTGGCGTATGGAGCGGGCAGCGCGCTGTCGCTGGGCACCCTGATTTTCGCCGGGCGTGGCCTGGTCAATCGCCTGAAAGCGTCGATTCCGGTCACCGGCTGGCTGCGTCGCGGTGCGGGCTTTGCCGTACTCGGCGCTGCGCTGGTGATTTCCACCGGTGCCGACAAGACCCTGCTGGCCGGTACGTCGTCCGAAGGCGTCAGCACCCTGGAGAAGGGCGTGCTCGAAGGCGTGCCGAAAGTGGTCGATTACCTGGTGAGCAAGGTCCAGGCCGACACCACCCAGGACAACGCCAAGGGCGCGATGCCATCGCTGAACGGTGCCGTGGAATGGATCAACTCGCCGGCGCTGAGCAACGAATCGCTCAAGGGCAAGGTCGTGCTGGTGGACTTCTGGACCTTCGACTGCATCAACTGCCAGCACACCCTGCCGTACGTGAAGGACTGGGCGCAGAAGTACGAGAAGGATGGCCTGGTGGTGATCGGGGTGCACACCCCGGAATACGGCTTCGAGCGCATCATCGACAACGTCAAGGCTCAGGTGAAGAAGCTCGGGATCACCTACCCGGTGGCCATCGACAACAACTATGCGATCTGGCGCAACTTCGACAACCAGTACTGGCCGGCGCATTACCTGATCGACGCCAAGGGCCAGGTGCGCTACACCCACTTCGGTGAAGGTCGCTACGACGCCCAGGAAAAAATGATCCAGCAACTGCTGCAAGAGGCCAAGGCCGACGCCAAGGCCGCCACACCTGCCGCGTAA
- a CDS encoding lysophospholipid acyltransferase family protein: MLISNALISVLRFLIGVTARWESPPDLSRQRIYFANHTSHMDTLAIIAALPPEARRNVKPVAAADYWGKNRFLSYISQQGLNAVLIERNPAPGVNVLEPIFEVVRAGHSIIIFPEGTRSSQALPGPFKSGLYRLAQTFPDVDLVPIYLENLHRSMPKGKHVPLPIICTIRIGNPLERIAAEDKEMFLERARDAIVRLSK; encoded by the coding sequence ATGTTGATCAGTAACGCATTGATTTCCGTCCTGCGCTTTCTCATCGGCGTCACGGCACGCTGGGAAAGCCCGCCGGACCTGTCGCGCCAGCGCATCTACTTCGCCAATCACACCAGCCACATGGACACCCTGGCGATCATCGCCGCCCTGCCCCCGGAGGCACGCCGGAATGTGAAACCGGTGGCCGCTGCCGACTACTGGGGCAAGAACCGCTTCCTGTCGTACATCTCGCAGCAGGGCCTGAACGCCGTGCTGATCGAGCGCAACCCGGCGCCGGGGGTCAATGTGCTGGAGCCGATTTTCGAGGTGGTGCGCGCCGGCCATTCGATCATCATTTTCCCCGAAGGCACGCGCTCCAGCCAGGCCCTGCCCGGCCCGTTCAAATCGGGGCTGTACCGATTGGCGCAGACGTTCCCCGACGTCGACCTGGTGCCGATCTACCTGGAAAACCTGCACCGCTCGATGCCCAAGGGCAAACACGTGCCGTTGCCGATCATCTGCACCATCCGCATCGGCAACCCGCTGGAACGTATCGCCGCTGAGGACAAGGAAATGTTCCTGGAGCGTGCCCGTGACGCCATCGTGAGGCTGTCGAAATGA
- a CDS encoding AraC family transcriptional regulator: MDALSQTLRVVRLVGAIFINARFSAPWCYQSPRADTAAPFLEPDAERVVIFHLITEGECYVELGDEPPLLLKAGDVVLFPQGDAHRMSSGPGLKPATSARLDEILARRPRQLNYGGGGTVCRLVCGYLACDTRLAGMLLTGLPTIVRVNVRGSNAGKWLESSVRYALAEARSPRPGGEGVLAKLAEVLFIEVLRLYMHQQGEGRTGWLAGVGDRIVGAALNALHKKPCHTWTLEELARTAGTSRSVLAERFQQLVGISPMQYLTQWRMLLAANLLRSSNSSLLRIAEEVGYQTDTAFSRAFRREFGAPPAAWRRGQAGSRNEVGIAGAT, translated from the coding sequence ATGGACGCCCTGTCCCAGACCCTGCGCGTCGTCCGCCTGGTCGGTGCGATCTTTATCAATGCGCGGTTCAGCGCGCCCTGGTGCTATCAATCGCCCCGCGCCGACACCGCCGCGCCGTTCCTGGAGCCTGACGCCGAGCGGGTGGTGATCTTTCACCTGATTACCGAAGGCGAGTGCTACGTCGAACTCGGGGATGAACCGCCCCTGCTGCTGAAGGCCGGCGACGTGGTGCTGTTTCCCCAGGGCGATGCCCACCGCATGAGTTCCGGGCCCGGCTTGAAACCGGCCACCAGCGCGCGCCTGGACGAAATCCTCGCGCGCCGGCCGCGCCAGCTCAATTACGGCGGTGGCGGCACGGTCTGCCGCCTGGTGTGCGGCTATCTGGCGTGCGACACACGGCTGGCGGGCATGTTGCTGACCGGGCTGCCGACCATCGTGCGGGTCAATGTGCGCGGCTCCAATGCCGGCAAGTGGCTGGAATCCTCGGTGCGCTATGCGCTGGCCGAGGCCCGCTCGCCCCGCCCCGGCGGCGAAGGCGTGCTGGCCAAGCTGGCCGAGGTGCTGTTCATCGAGGTGCTGCGCCTGTACATGCACCAGCAAGGCGAAGGCCGTACCGGCTGGCTGGCGGGCGTGGGCGACCGGATCGTCGGCGCCGCGCTCAACGCCCTGCACAAAAAGCCCTGTCACACCTGGACCCTGGAAGAACTGGCGCGCACCGCCGGCACCTCGAGGTCGGTGCTGGCCGAGCGCTTCCAGCAACTGGTGGGGATTTCGCCGATGCAATACCTGACGCAATGGCGAATGCTGCTGGCGGCCAACCTGTTACGCAGCAGCAACAGTTCGCTGCTGCGTATTGCCGAAGAGGTGGGTTACCAGACCGACACGGCCTTCAGCCGGGCTTTTCGTCGTGAGTTCGGCGCGCCACCGGCGGCGTGGCGACGGGGCCAGGCAGGGTCACGCAACGAGGTCGGGATTGCCGGCGCGACGTGA
- a CDS encoding CDP-alcohol phosphatidyltransferase family protein — protein MDENRRPIKTRSARWARYITDLLVKRDLSPNQISVASIVFALIGIIALNIDNGVIGSILCAIGIQLRLLCNLFDGMVAIEGGRKSDIGSLYNEFPDRIADSLLLVGLGYAIGYPDLGWFAALAAALTAYVRVFGGSIGLAQSFIGPMAKQHRMAVMTVALLLNAVEATLYASHYLLLIALIIIAAGSVATCVTRTLAIARQLKGAAHVDQ, from the coding sequence ATGGATGAAAACCGCAGGCCCATCAAGACGCGTTCTGCGCGATGGGCCAGATACATCACCGACCTTCTGGTCAAACGCGACCTCTCCCCCAATCAGATCTCCGTGGCGAGCATCGTTTTCGCCCTGATCGGCATCATCGCGCTGAACATCGACAACGGCGTGATCGGTTCGATCCTCTGTGCCATCGGCATTCAACTGCGTCTGTTGTGCAACCTGTTCGACGGCATGGTGGCGATCGAGGGCGGCAGGAAATCGGACATCGGCAGCCTGTACAACGAGTTTCCCGACCGCATCGCCGACAGCCTGCTACTGGTCGGGCTCGGTTATGCCATCGGCTACCCGGATCTTGGCTGGTTCGCTGCGCTGGCGGCGGCGCTGACCGCCTATGTACGGGTGTTCGGTGGCTCCATCGGCTTGGCGCAGAGTTTCATCGGCCCGATGGCCAAGCAGCACCGCATGGCGGTGATGACCGTGGCGCTGCTGCTCAATGCCGTCGAAGCCACGCTTTACGCCAGTCACTACCTGCTGTTGATCGCGCTGATCATCATCGCCGCAGGCTCGGTCGCCACCTGCGTCACGCGCACGCTGGCCATCGCCCGGCAACTCAAGGGGGCTGCCCATGTTGATCAGTAA
- a CDS encoding ATP-binding protein, whose protein sequence is MNTTLRWPRTLASRLSLIFLIGLILAQALSFGAQYYERYESAKNTMLGNLETDVSTSIAILDRLPADERASWLPQLDRRNYRYLLDKGSPGTALSDTPIAVTSIKDAIGMDYPMTVTDIPGPIKRFQVHLNLADGSPVTIDVRPSMVPLSPWLPFVLLGQLTLLIICTWLAVRIAIGPLTRLSQAVETLDPNTHPIHLDETGPTEVAHAARAFNAMQARIAAYLKERMQLLAAISHDLQTPITRMKLRAEFMDDCVEKDKLWNDLSEMEHLVREGVAYARSVHGATEETRRTNLDSFLDSLVFDYQDMNKHVQLTGKSEAVIDTRPHALRRVLVNLTDNALKFAGAAELQVQAKPDGKLSVKVMDRGPGISEEDLAHVMEPFYRVENSRNRSTGGTGLGLAIAQQLALALGGALTLSNREGGGLCAELVLPAKLQNH, encoded by the coding sequence ATGAACACAACCCTGCGCTGGCCCCGTACCCTCGCCTCGCGCCTGTCGCTGATCTTCCTGATCGGCCTGATCCTGGCCCAGGCCCTGTCCTTCGGCGCGCAGTACTACGAGCGCTACGAAAGCGCGAAGAACACCATGCTCGGCAACCTGGAAACCGACGTTTCGACGTCAATCGCCATCCTCGACCGCCTGCCGGCAGACGAGCGTGCCAGCTGGCTGCCGCAACTGGACCGACGCAACTACCGCTACCTGCTCGACAAAGGCTCGCCGGGTACTGCCTTGAGCGATACGCCGATTGCAGTGACCTCGATCAAGGACGCCATCGGCATGGATTACCCGATGACCGTCACCGACATTCCCGGACCGATCAAGCGCTTTCAGGTGCACCTGAACCTGGCCGATGGCAGCCCGGTGACCATCGACGTGCGCCCGAGCATGGTGCCGCTGTCGCCATGGCTGCCGTTCGTGTTGCTGGGGCAATTGACGCTGTTGATCATCTGCACCTGGCTGGCCGTGCGCATCGCCATCGGCCCCCTCACCCGCCTGTCCCAGGCGGTGGAGACCCTGGACCCCAACACCCATCCGATCCACCTGGATGAAACCGGCCCGACCGAAGTGGCCCATGCCGCCCGCGCCTTCAACGCCATGCAGGCGCGCATCGCCGCGTACCTCAAGGAGCGCATGCAGTTGCTGGCGGCGATTTCCCACGACCTGCAAACGCCGATCACCCGCATGAAACTGCGCGCCGAGTTCATGGACGACTGCGTCGAAAAAGACAAACTGTGGAACGACCTCAGCGAAATGGAACACCTGGTGCGCGAAGGCGTGGCCTATGCCCGCAGCGTGCACGGCGCCACCGAGGAAACCCGTCGCACCAACCTGGACTCGTTCCTCGACAGCCTGGTGTTCGACTACCAGGACATGAACAAGCACGTGCAGCTCACCGGCAAGAGTGAGGCGGTGATCGACACCCGCCCCCACGCCCTGCGCCGGGTGCTGGTGAACCTCACCGATAACGCGCTGAAGTTCGCCGGTGCTGCCGAGTTGCAGGTGCAGGCCAAGCCTGATGGCAAGCTGTCGGTGAAAGTCATGGACCGCGGCCCGGGCATTTCCGAAGAAGACCTGGCCCACGTGATGGAACCGTTCTACCGCGTGGAAAACTCGCGCAACCGCAGCACCGGCGGCACCGGCCTGGGCCTGGCGATCGCCCAGCAACTGGCCCTGGCACTCGGCGGTGCGCTGACCCTGAGCAATCGTGAAGGAGGTGGGTTGTGTGCGGAGTTGGTGTTGCCCGCAAAATTGCAGAACCACTGA